In Lentibacillus amyloliquefaciens, one DNA window encodes the following:
- a CDS encoding VOC family protein: protein MNRINLITLGVRDIGKSLKFYRDIGFEASVTGDEEKPVIVFFKNEGSKLELFPIEELAKDINEENPPELSEGGFSGITLAYNAKSETEVDDILQSVKKVGARVVKEPKKLSWGGYGGYFIDPDGYYWEVAYGSNWEFDDSNMLIIKD, encoded by the coding sequence ATGAACAGAATTAATCTCATTACTTTAGGTGTAAGAGATATTGGAAAATCGCTGAAATTTTACCGCGACATCGGTTTTGAAGCGTCGGTCACAGGTGATGAGGAAAAACCCGTTATTGTGTTCTTTAAGAATGAAGGATCAAAGTTAGAGTTATTTCCAATTGAAGAATTGGCAAAGGATATCAATGAGGAAAATCCTCCCGAATTATCAGAAGGGGGTTTCTCGGGTATCACCCTTGCTTATAATGCGAAATCTGAAACTGAGGTTGATGATATTCTTCAATCAGTAAAAAAAGTCGGTGCCAGGGTTGTGAAGGAGCCCAAAAAATTATCATGGGGAGGATATGGAGGATATTTCATCGACCCTGATGGTTATTATTGGGAGGTTGCTTACGGCTCAAACTGGGAATTCGATGACTCAAACATGTTGATCATTAAAGATTAG
- a CDS encoding ATP-binding protein — MRLLKKPMDLNSLVSSYNSLSEETFNELLSFFDFDLRKDEIEQISMFIDNLEIEDKYFGYFYLGYKIPQIDKEFDLLRFGENYILNVEIKSILKVDDAKEQLIMNRYYLASLGKKIKSFTYVAEHNSLYQLDDNENFQQIQFDVFEKLLSSQKLEHHSNLDELFDPSDYLVSPFNDSERFNSGSYFLTKQQQEFKEAILKGSAKFTIIEGLPGTGKTLLLYDLAKEFIEDYNTVIIHTGTLNMGHLKLKHQYKWKIIPIKDCKEIEHIKPKFIFIDETQRMRPHQLDYLIRYVIANDVFCIFSIDPKQILSLQEWDYDNKSTLMTLEDIEEYKLSKKIRTNKELGAFIKGLFNLNYMKYCNNTDNISIHYFNDISQARGFAEGLEIEGWQVIDYTGENWNGQLIEKMRLYRGLNAHGVLGQEFDKVLVLVGSTFYYREDGGLAVIRKNHYDPERMFYQSVTRARKQIMLLIVNNPEFMTKLTNALNKKKKQFS, encoded by the coding sequence GTGAGGCTTTTGAAAAAACCAATGGATTTAAACTCTTTAGTAAGCAGTTATAACTCTTTATCAGAAGAGACTTTTAATGAACTTTTGAGCTTTTTCGATTTTGATTTAAGAAAAGATGAAATAGAACAGATTTCAATGTTTATAGATAACTTAGAAATTGAAGATAAATATTTTGGATATTTTTATTTGGGTTACAAGATACCCCAAATAGACAAAGAATTCGATTTACTTAGATTTGGAGAAAACTATATCTTAAATGTTGAAATAAAATCTATCTTGAAAGTAGATGATGCAAAGGAACAACTAATTATGAATCGATATTATTTAGCTTCCTTAGGCAAGAAAATAAAGTCATTTACTTATGTCGCAGAACATAACAGTCTTTATCAACTAGATGATAATGAAAACTTTCAGCAAATACAATTTGATGTATTTGAAAAGCTATTGTCCAGTCAAAAGTTGGAGCACCATTCGAATTTAGATGAATTATTTGATCCATCTGATTATCTGGTGTCCCCTTTCAATGATAGTGAAAGATTCAATAGTGGCTCTTACTTTTTGACTAAACAACAACAGGAGTTTAAGGAAGCTATTTTAAAGGGTTCCGCAAAATTTACAATTATAGAGGGTCTACCAGGAACAGGAAAGACATTATTGCTCTACGATTTAGCAAAAGAATTTATTGAGGATTATAATACTGTCATTATTCATACCGGAACCTTAAATATGGGGCATTTGAAATTGAAGCACCAATATAAATGGAAAATTATTCCTATTAAAGACTGTAAAGAGATTGAACACATCAAACCAAAATTTATTTTTATTGATGAGACTCAAAGAATGAGACCTCACCAACTTGACTATCTTATTAGATATGTAATTGCAAATGATGTATTCTGCATTTTCTCGATTGATCCAAAGCAAATTCTCTCTCTTCAAGAATGGGATTATGATAATAAAAGTACACTCATGACCCTGGAAGACATTGAAGAATATAAACTAAGTAAAAAGATTAGAACAAATAAAGAGCTTGGTGCCTTTATTAAAGGTTTATTTAACTTAAATTATATGAAGTACTGCAATAATACCGATAACATATCTATTCACTACTTTAATGATATTAGTCAAGCTAGAGGATTTGCAGAAGGCTTGGAAATAGAGGGATGGCAGGTTATCGACTATACAGGAGAAAATTGGAACGGCCAGTTAATAGAAAAGATGAGACTATACAGAGGATTAAATGCGCATGGTGTTTTGGGGCAAGAGTTTGATAAGGTTCTTGTTTTAGTAGGATCTACTTTTTACTATCGTGAAGATGGTGGTCTTGCTGTAATACGAAAAAATCATTATGACCCCGAACGAATGTTTTATCAATCAGTTACCCGTGCAAGAAAACAAATCATGTTGCTTATTGTAAATAATCCAGAATTCATGACTAAGCTCACTAATGCATTGAATAAAAAGAAAAAACAATTCTCTTAG
- a CDS encoding DUF5412 family protein yields MERKTNLWSFYLMLTCLIFIIYSLYSTINSNSTWLIAPPNYVLLIMSLSALVLGIIGFKDKRNWRAKTRSWITVILSPLLAMALFLAMSFTAFFSSIGVNEPIKTMSSPDGDYIIDFYYFDAGATGSFGVRGEIDGPLWVKKRIYYQEGIENIDVNWMSDHKVSINNHSLNLAEGETYGY; encoded by the coding sequence GTGGAGAGAAAAACTAATTTGTGGTCTTTTTATTTAATGCTTACTTGCCTGATATTTATAATTTACTCATTATATTCTACTATTAACAGCAACAGCACTTGGTTAATTGCGCCTCCGAATTATGTATTACTTATAATGAGTTTATCAGCCTTGGTTTTAGGAATAATAGGTTTTAAAGATAAACGAAACTGGCGTGCCAAAACACGCAGCTGGATAACAGTAATCCTGTCACCTTTGTTGGCTATGGCACTTTTTCTGGCGATGTCATTCACAGCGTTTTTTTCATCAATTGGGGTAAATGAACCAATAAAGACAATGAGTTCTCCTGATGGTGATTATATTATTGATTTTTATTATTTTGATGCAGGGGCAACAGGTTCATTTGGCGTAAGAGGCGAAATAGATGGCCCGCTATGGGTCAAGAAAAGAATTTATTACCAGGAAGGTATAGAAAATATTGATGTTAACTGGATGAGTGATCATAAAGTTTCTATAAACAATCATTCCTTGAACTTAGCTGAGGGAGAAACATATGGCTATTAG
- a CDS encoding DUF3231 family protein, producing the protein MEPKKNVKLTSAEITHLWTAYMNDTALICQLKYFLAKVEDEEIRPVIQHTIDVTNRHIETLTGIFNKENYPIPYGFKMDEDVDITAPRLYADTFFLGYLHNVGQIASQAYSISLSLSTRADIYRYFAEGHKEMTEITRQAKELLLSKGLYDRPPTLETPESYDFVKSQMVILEKGDLWQVQK; encoded by the coding sequence GTGGAACCTAAAAAGAATGTCAAATTAACATCGGCAGAAATTACTCATCTTTGGACAGCATACATGAATGATACTGCATTGATATGTCAGTTAAAATACTTTTTAGCAAAAGTTGAGGATGAGGAAATAAGACCTGTTATCCAACATACCATAGATGTTACCAATAGACATATTGAAACATTAACAGGTATTTTCAACAAAGAAAATTATCCTATTCCTTATGGTTTTAAAATGGATGAGGATGTAGACATAACTGCTCCAAGACTTTATGCTGATACTTTTTTTCTAGGCTACCTTCATAATGTGGGGCAAATTGCTTCACAGGCATACAGCATAAGTTTGAGCTTATCAACTAGAGCAGATATTTATAGGTATTTTGCTGAAGGTCATAAAGAAATGACAGAAATTACTAGACAAGCAAAGGAATTGTTATTATCCAAAGGGCTGTATGACAGACCCCCTACTCTTGAAACCCCTGAAAGTTATGATTTTGTAAAAAGCCAAATGGTTATTTTGGAGAAAGGAGACCTTTGGCAGGTACAGAAATAA
- a CDS encoding DUF3231 family protein produces MAGTEITNLFANFQRNAFGTVTIIGFSQVAKSKEVRKFLVRSKEIAQKHCEVFGSIMKEDDIPIILNNAFI; encoded by the coding sequence TTGGCAGGTACAGAAATAACAAATCTATTTGCTAACTTCCAAAGAAATGCTTTTGGTACAGTCACTATAATTGGATTCAGTCAGGTTGCAAAGTCAAAAGAGGTAAGAAAATTTCTTGTAAGGAGCAAGGAAATTGCTCAAAAACATTGTGAGGTATTTGGCTCAATCATGAAAGAAGATGACATTCCCATTATCTTGAATAACGCTTTTATTTAA
- a CDS encoding response regulator transcription factor: MQKSILIVEDEDILREVVKDYLLDAGYEVLEAVDGNEALAIFEEHDIHLIILDIMLPELDGWSVCRKIRKASNVAIIMLTARADEDDTLLGFELGADDYVTKPYSPPILLARVKRLIDSRYARAGKLPDEDTLISNGICVQFPTRTVTVDGESITLTYTEFEILTYLMQNQGIIITREQLITKVWGYEFDGDDRTINSHIRNLRYKLGTKANCIVTVIRAGYKFEGIT; encoded by the coding sequence ATGCAAAAATCAATATTAATTGTAGAAGATGAAGACATTTTACGTGAAGTTGTTAAGGATTATTTATTAGATGCAGGATATGAAGTATTAGAAGCAGTAGATGGAAATGAAGCTTTAGCTATTTTTGAAGAACATGACATACATTTAATTATTCTGGATATTATGTTGCCGGAGTTAGATGGATGGTCCGTTTGCAGAAAAATACGCAAAGCTTCCAATGTGGCGATTATTATGTTGACAGCACGTGCGGATGAAGATGATACACTGCTAGGTTTTGAATTAGGTGCTGATGATTATGTCACAAAGCCATACAGCCCGCCAATTTTGCTGGCCAGAGTAAAACGATTAATTGATAGCCGCTATGCCCGGGCAGGTAAGTTACCTGATGAAGATACTTTAATCAGTAATGGTATCTGTGTCCAATTCCCTACACGAACAGTGACAGTAGATGGGGAAAGTATCACTTTGACATACACGGAGTTTGAAATATTAACCTATTTAATGCAAAATCAAGGGATTATTATTACAAGGGAACAACTTATTACTAAAGTATGGGGCTATGAATTTGATGGTGATGATCGCACAATCAATAGTCACATCCGTAATTTGCGGTATAAGTTAGGCACTAAAGCAAATTGTATTGTCACGGTTATTCGAGCTGGCTATAAATTTGAGGGAATAACATGA
- a CDS encoding sensor histidine kinase — translation MKKGIVLKLFLLTTLLCILILATIYIGQTVFFKQYYATQKVNDIKTSIESFKKEYLKAGENVQAIKRLEQDFYQEHSTWITTLDSAGNIKYSNDFSVKIHSDVSPKKDLVNRDITIPLYSFIGLEDLERVKFDLEQGKRIMIDGVMKDDTIVPAILTRRNTNFVLENKLLSEELYGNSTKTEPAKIEPSPAGESRIYLTGKIKKLQLPAESVRSTIYTNRVFIEQIKQFQVNLLFNDNYNGHAKTMDYEQNNINYKILIRPIKDVNGDMAYIFSMTSLQPIDEAVQMLEDYYVYLIIFVLLLIVLVSFYYSKKIANPLLQINDTTSKIANLDFSETIPVRSKDEIGALSHNINSLSTTLHSHINQLQEDIEKEKQLEHTRKEFISGVSHELKTPLSILKSCISILEDGVAKDKKDYYFNAMAKEVDKMDMLIVDMLELAKFESGTYKMEMDVFYIDQVIEHICEQLALDIVNKQLHVHKHLSGTKVVANQHRIEQVITNFITNAIRYTPKNKNIRISTIEEQDRVKVSVENNGAPIAEEHLEKIWDRFYRGDTSRGRSEGSTGLGLAISKNILELHGVQYGVMNTEEGVLFYFYLNKKE, via the coding sequence ATGAAAAAAGGCATTGTATTAAAATTATTTTTGCTGACAACATTATTGTGCATACTCATTTTGGCAACGATTTATATTGGACAAACTGTATTTTTTAAGCAATATTATGCAACCCAAAAGGTAAATGACATTAAAACGAGTATTGAATCTTTTAAGAAGGAATACCTGAAGGCCGGGGAAAATGTACAGGCAATTAAAAGGCTGGAGCAGGATTTCTACCAGGAACATTCGACGTGGATTACAACGTTGGATAGTGCAGGAAATATTAAATACTCAAATGACTTTTCTGTGAAAATTCATTCAGATGTTTCTCCGAAAAAGGATCTCGTTAATCGTGATATTACCATCCCTTTGTACAGTTTTATCGGTTTAGAAGATTTGGAAAGGGTCAAGTTTGATTTAGAACAAGGAAAGCGTATTATGATTGATGGGGTAATGAAAGATGATACAATAGTTCCTGCCATTTTAACCAGACGGAACACGAATTTTGTATTAGAGAATAAGCTGCTGTCGGAAGAGTTATATGGAAACAGCACTAAAACAGAACCCGCTAAAATAGAACCTTCACCAGCAGGAGAGTCGCGGATATATTTAACGGGAAAAATTAAGAAATTACAATTACCTGCAGAATCCGTACGTTCAACTATTTACACAAATCGTGTGTTTATCGAACAAATCAAACAATTTCAAGTGAATCTGCTATTTAATGATAATTATAATGGCCATGCGAAAACAATGGACTATGAGCAAAATAATATTAACTACAAAATATTAATCAGACCGATAAAAGATGTGAATGGTGACATGGCTTATATTTTTTCTATGACGTCATTACAGCCAATTGATGAAGCTGTACAAATGTTGGAAGACTATTATGTATACTTAATTATATTTGTTCTGCTCCTGATTGTCCTGGTTTCTTTTTATTATTCAAAAAAAATCGCCAACCCTTTGCTGCAAATAAACGATACGACAAGCAAGATTGCCAATTTGGACTTTTCCGAGACAATACCTGTCAGGTCAAAAGATGAAATTGGTGCATTATCACACAATATTAATAGCCTCTCGACCACGCTGCATTCGCATATTAATCAATTGCAGGAGGATATCGAGAAGGAAAAACAACTGGAACATACACGTAAAGAATTTATTTCCGGTGTGTCACATGAATTAAAGACACCTTTAAGTATATTGAAGAGCTGTATCTCCATTTTAGAAGATGGTGTCGCTAAGGATAAAAAAGATTATTATTTTAACGCAATGGCAAAAGAAGTCGATAAAATGGATATGCTCATTGTCGATATGCTCGAATTGGCAAAATTTGAATCCGGCACGTACAAAATGGAAATGGATGTCTTCTATATTGATCAGGTTATCGAGCATATTTGCGAACAATTAGCTTTAGACATCGTTAACAAGCAATTACATGTTCATAAACACCTGTCCGGGACAAAGGTTGTTGCAAATCAGCATCGGATTGAACAAGTGATTACGAACTTTATTACCAATGCGATTCGTTACACACCGAAAAATAAAAACATTAGGATTTCCACGATAGAAGAGCAGGATCGTGTAAAAGTAAGTGTGGAAAATAACGGGGCTCCTATCGCAGAAGAACATTTAGAGAAAATATGGGATCGTTTTTATCGTGGTGATACGTCTCGCGGTCGTTCGGAAGGAAGTACGGGCTTAGGGCTCGCTATTTCAAAAAATATTTTAGAACTTCATGGTGTGCAGTATGGGGTAATGAATACAGAAGAAGGCGTGTTGTTTTACTTCTATTTGAATAAAAAAGAGTAG
- a CDS encoding N-acetylmuramoyl-L-alanine amidase family protein — MLVVTLLIFPTLILSACSGNSDNNNNAEVNSSNNKNTAFKVVIDPGHGGKDNGATGASGQYEKRFTLSLSKKVEKLLEQESEMEVFMTRTDDSFISQESRYRPKYANKLNADVFVSIHGNTFSNPSVSGTETFYYHNNSRQFAQMLQKHVVEATGFRDRGIKKKDLFVVRDTEMPAALIEVGYLTNPADESEMRTDDLQSRVAASIVEGIKEYKEQSDEQGFLNGVF; from the coding sequence ATGTTGGTTGTGACATTGCTCATATTTCCAACCCTGATTTTATCGGCTTGCTCCGGCAATTCCGATAACAACAATAATGCTGAGGTCAATAGCAGTAATAACAAAAATACAGCTTTTAAGGTTGTAATCGATCCGGGGCATGGCGGTAAAGATAACGGGGCAACAGGCGCCAGCGGCCAATATGAAAAGCGTTTTACGTTAAGTTTGTCAAAAAAAGTGGAAAAACTGTTGGAGCAGGAATCGGAAATGGAAGTTTTCATGACGAGAACAGATGACAGTTTTATTTCGCAGGAAAGCCGCTACAGACCAAAATATGCCAATAAACTGAATGCGGATGTATTTGTATCTATTCATGGCAACACGTTTTCCAATCCGAGTGTTTCAGGCACCGAAACATTTTACTACCACAATAATTCCCGCCAGTTTGCTCAGATGTTACAGAAACACGTGGTTGAAGCTACCGGATTCAGGGATAGAGGAATCAAGAAGAAAGATCTGTTCGTCGTAAGGGATACGGAAATGCCGGCAGCTTTGATTGAAGTAGGTTACCTGACGAATCCCGCGGACGAGTCCGAAATGCGTACGGACGATCTTCAATCACGTGTCGCAGCTTCAATTGTTGAAGGGATTAAAGAGTACAAAGAACAGTCGGATGAACAAGGCTTTTTAAATGGGGTGTTTTAA